A window of Christiangramia forsetii KT0803 contains these coding sequences:
- a CDS encoding heavy metal translocating P-type ATPase, with amino-acid sequence MKKKKLNLRDITTEEHSGEHTHNDGHNHTSPEELSKFRTYLPAIFSFVMLIVGIAIDYFDAFPFFKGWVRIIWYVVAYIPVGFPVIREGWNSIRNGDFFTEFLLMSIATLGAFAIGEYPEGVAVMLFYAVGELFQNAAVNRAKGNIKALLDVRPNEALVYRDEDYVSVNPETVEIGEKIQVRVGEKVPLDGILLSEKGSFNTAALTGESKPDTIAKGDKVFAGSINLDGVIEIETTKEFKDSSIARILDMVQNATARKSKTELFIRKFARIYTPIVVFLAIGLTFLPYFFVENYVFEDWLYRALIFLVISCPCALVISIPLGYFGGLGAASRNGILFKGASFLDAMTKVNTVVMDKTGTVTKGVFKIKEVVVKNQAFSEAEFMQYLMAMEEQSTHPIAKAILEYKAKGADFDANEVSEIAGKGLKGTVNKKTVLVGNKALITANSIEVSKETSDIVESIVMVSIDGKFAGYVTIADELKEDAHQAIEQIRKSGISKIIMLSGDKDSITQQVSKELGIDWAKGGLLPEDKLNEVEELKKQLDTQVAFIGDGINDAPVLAASDVGIAMGGLGSDVAIETADVIIQTDQPSKIARAIKIGRSTRRIVWQNIGLAFGVKIIVLILGAGGLATMWEAVFADVGVALLAILNAVRLQKMKWD; translated from the coding sequence ATGAAAAAGAAAAAACTCAACCTACGGGACATCACTACCGAAGAACATTCAGGAGAGCACACTCACAACGATGGTCACAACCATACCAGCCCGGAAGAGTTATCCAAATTTAGGACCTATTTACCAGCTATTTTCAGCTTTGTAATGCTGATTGTGGGAATTGCCATCGATTACTTTGATGCTTTTCCATTTTTCAAGGGTTGGGTCCGCATTATATGGTATGTTGTGGCATACATCCCGGTGGGTTTCCCGGTAATCAGGGAAGGATGGAACAGTATTAGGAATGGTGATTTCTTCACGGAATTCCTATTAATGTCCATAGCCACCCTAGGGGCTTTTGCCATAGGCGAATATCCCGAAGGCGTGGCCGTAATGCTCTTTTATGCGGTGGGTGAATTGTTTCAGAATGCCGCGGTAAATCGCGCCAAGGGAAATATTAAAGCCCTGTTGGACGTTCGTCCTAATGAAGCCCTGGTATATCGGGATGAAGATTATGTTTCGGTAAATCCTGAAACCGTGGAGATTGGCGAGAAAATCCAGGTTCGGGTGGGGGAAAAAGTGCCCCTTGATGGAATATTGCTTTCTGAAAAAGGTTCTTTTAATACCGCCGCCTTAACCGGTGAAAGCAAACCCGATACTATTGCCAAAGGTGACAAAGTTTTTGCGGGAAGCATTAATCTGGATGGCGTTATTGAAATTGAAACTACCAAAGAATTTAAAGATAGCTCTATTGCCCGGATTCTGGATATGGTGCAGAATGCCACCGCCCGTAAATCCAAAACCGAATTATTTATTAGGAAATTCGCCAGGATCTATACACCTATCGTTGTTTTTCTTGCCATTGGTTTGACCTTCCTCCCTTATTTCTTTGTTGAAAATTATGTTTTTGAAGACTGGCTATATAGAGCTCTTATATTCCTGGTAATTTCCTGTCCCTGTGCGCTGGTTATTTCTATTCCCCTCGGATATTTTGGCGGATTGGGCGCTGCCTCTCGAAATGGAATTCTGTTCAAAGGTGCTTCCTTCCTGGATGCCATGACCAAAGTGAATACCGTAGTAATGGACAAAACAGGAACGGTCACCAAAGGGGTTTTTAAGATCAAAGAAGTAGTGGTCAAGAATCAGGCTTTTTCTGAAGCGGAATTTATGCAATATTTAATGGCGATGGAAGAACAATCTACCCATCCCATTGCTAAAGCGATTTTGGAGTATAAAGCTAAAGGAGCCGATTTTGATGCAAATGAGGTTTCTGAAATTGCCGGAAAAGGTCTAAAAGGAACTGTAAACAAAAAAACTGTCCTGGTTGGGAATAAAGCATTAATAACCGCAAACAGTATAGAAGTTTCCAAAGAAACTAGCGATATTGTTGAATCTATCGTGATGGTATCTATTGATGGGAAATTTGCCGGCTACGTAACCATTGCTGATGAATTGAAAGAGGATGCCCATCAGGCGATTGAACAAATTAGGAAATCGGGAATTTCCAAAATTATCATGCTCTCAGGTGATAAAGATTCCATTACGCAACAAGTATCAAAGGAACTGGGAATAGATTGGGCAAAAGGTGGGTTATTACCAGAAGATAAGCTGAACGAGGTCGAAGAGCTCAAAAAACAGCTGGATACGCAAGTCGCCTTTATTGGCGATGGGATCAACGATGCGCCAGTACTGGCAGCAAGTGATGTAGGTATCGCAATGGGTGGTTTAGGAAGTGATGTCGCCATTGAAACGGCGGATGTTATTATCCAGACCGATCAACCAAGTAAGATTGCAAGGGCTATAAAAATTGGTCGCTCCACCAGACGTATTGTTTGGCAGAATATTGGACTGGCGTTTGGGGTGAAAATCATTGTACTTATCCTAGGTGCAGGTGGCCTCGCCACGATGTGGGAAGCTGTTTTTGCGGATGTTGGTGTGGCTTTGCTGGCAATATTGAATGCAGTACGTTTACAGAAGATGAAGTGGGATTAA
- a CDS encoding cation diffusion facilitator family transporter yields MAHEHSHKQSGKNLKLAFFLNLAFTILEFIGGMYVNSIAIISDAVHDLGDSLSLGTSWYLDKKSKQGANAQFSFGYRRFSLLGALINSVVLIAGSVYVIYEAVGRILEPQHSDAQGMIIFAIVGVAVNGYAAYKLSGGKSMNEKVVSWHLLEDVLGWVAVLIVAIVLYFKDIHYLDPALSLLITLYILYNVIIRLKDTLFVFLQGVPKDIDLDEIKSKIREIENVSSLHHTHLWSLEGEHHVFTSHIKLNNIKELGQIITIKEKIRNILKDYNFDHYTIETELDEETCSLNDNQG; encoded by the coding sequence ATGGCACACGAGCATTCACATAAGCAATCTGGTAAAAACCTGAAACTGGCATTTTTTCTCAATCTGGCATTTACCATCCTGGAATTTATTGGCGGTATGTATGTTAACAGTATCGCCATAATTTCTGATGCCGTCCACGATCTGGGAGACAGCCTTTCCCTGGGAACATCGTGGTATCTGGACAAAAAATCCAAACAAGGTGCCAATGCACAATTCTCTTTTGGCTATCGTAGGTTTTCGCTTTTGGGGGCACTTATCAATAGTGTGGTACTTATCGCCGGTTCTGTGTATGTTATTTATGAAGCGGTGGGCAGGATTTTAGAGCCTCAACATTCTGATGCGCAGGGAATGATCATTTTTGCCATTGTCGGTGTGGCCGTTAATGGTTATGCCGCCTACAAATTGAGTGGTGGGAAATCTATGAACGAAAAAGTGGTGTCCTGGCACTTACTGGAAGATGTTCTGGGCTGGGTGGCCGTTTTAATAGTTGCCATTGTATTGTACTTTAAAGATATTCATTATCTCGACCCTGCACTGTCATTATTAATCACATTGTATATCCTTTACAACGTCATAATAAGATTAAAAGATACGCTGTTTGTTTTTTTACAAGGTGTTCCCAAGGATATTGATCTTGATGAAATAAAATCAAAAATCAGGGAAATTGAAAATGTTAGTTCCCTACATCATACACATCTATGGTCTTTAGAAGGAGAGCACCATGTTTTTACCAGCCATATTAAATTGAATAATATTAAGGAACTCGGCCAGATAATCACCATAAAAGAAAAGATTCGGAATATTTTGAAAGACTATAATTTTGATCATTATACCATTGAAACCGAATTGGACGAGGAAACCTGTAGCCTTAACGATAATCAAGGATAA
- a CDS encoding STAS/SEC14 domain-containing protein encodes MLQFIDLKQDKLLATVIDGKLSEEEIELLHAKIHEILETNNKLRWYFEMNDFDGWSAKGFWEDLKMDSKHASDYEKIAMVGDSEWQDWMTQLMKPFTNADIKFFEIEEKERAKKWIQL; translated from the coding sequence GTGTTACAGTTTATTGATTTAAAACAAGACAAGCTTTTGGCCACGGTCATAGATGGTAAGCTTTCCGAAGAAGAAATAGAATTATTGCATGCGAAAATCCACGAAATCCTTGAGACGAACAATAAACTTAGGTGGTATTTTGAAATGAACGATTTTGATGGATGGAGTGCAAAAGGCTTCTGGGAAGATTTAAAAATGGATTCCAAACACGCCAGCGATTATGAAAAAATTGCCATGGTTGGAGATTCCGAATGGCAGGATTGGATGACACAATTAATGAAACCCTTTACCAATGCCGATATAAAGTTCTTCGAAATAGAAGAAAAAGAGCGGGCAAAGAAATGGATTCAGTTGTAG
- a CDS encoding Fur family transcriptional regulator, with amino-acid sequence MTEIEKTLQDRNVRPTAMRILIYKFMAEKEIAVALSDIENAFSKAERTTLYRTIKTFEENGIVHQIDDGTNISKYALCEAGCNCELNHDLHLHFHCSNCDETICLTEQKIPNINLPSAYIAEDANLVVKGICEKCSGQ; translated from the coding sequence ATGACCGAAATAGAAAAAACATTACAAGACAGAAATGTACGCCCAACGGCAATGCGTATCCTCATCTATAAATTTATGGCTGAAAAGGAGATCGCAGTCGCCTTATCTGATATTGAGAATGCTTTCTCAAAAGCGGAACGTACCACATTATATCGTACCATTAAAACCTTTGAAGAAAACGGGATTGTACATCAGATAGATGACGGCACCAATATTTCAAAATACGCCTTATGTGAGGCGGGCTGTAATTGTGAACTTAATCATGATTTGCATTTGCATTTTCACTGTAGTAATTGTGATGAAACAATATGTTTGACTGAGCAAAAAATACCAAATATAAATCTGCCTAGTGCCTATATCGCAGAAGATGCGAATTTGGTGGTGAAAGGTATATGCGAGAAATGTAGCGGCCAATAA
- a CDS encoding efflux RND transporter periplasmic adaptor subunit: MKIKRIILLTLPLWIFFSCGDKKEAEDIKTASIQNDTISKAPVQEVMLNQAQFDALGIKKDTLTKRVMSGYVEVNGELEVPPQSEARVTTVFGANITRILVIEGEDVKKGQVLAYITHPDIIKLQSDFLNAYNDFELKEKEFNRQEKLYNAGVGSGELFQRSEAALKSAQGRYRGLRSQVEILNLNPSTILDGNIQRNVPLVSPIEGAVQKVNVKTGQFVEAQTSLFEIVNTHHVHVDLMVFEKDVSRVQQGQTVKFTVESLPGTELTARILSISKTFEDDPKALHAHAEINNKPENLIPGMYVRGRILVEDNKITALPEDAVVRNNGKYFIFTVEAEGKDWSFKPVEVKTGTEDSGWIQVDLLRNIPKDTEIAYNNAYYLMAEMQKGEGGHGH, from the coding sequence ATGAAAATAAAAAGGATAATATTACTTACACTTCCGCTCTGGATTTTCTTCTCGTGCGGGGATAAAAAAGAAGCTGAGGACATTAAAACGGCTTCTATACAGAACGATACAATTTCAAAAGCTCCTGTTCAGGAAGTGATGTTGAATCAGGCGCAGTTTGATGCACTGGGAATTAAAAAAGACACTCTTACAAAAAGGGTGATGAGCGGCTACGTAGAAGTTAATGGTGAGCTGGAAGTTCCACCACAAAGTGAAGCTCGTGTCACCACAGTTTTTGGTGCAAATATTACCAGGATCCTGGTAATAGAGGGTGAAGATGTAAAGAAAGGACAAGTGCTTGCCTATATAACCCATCCTGATATTATCAAACTACAAAGTGATTTTCTAAATGCTTACAATGATTTTGAATTAAAGGAAAAGGAATTTAACCGACAGGAAAAATTGTATAATGCCGGTGTTGGTTCGGGAGAATTATTTCAAAGATCTGAAGCCGCTTTAAAAAGTGCGCAGGGAAGATATAGAGGTCTGAGATCACAGGTGGAAATCTTAAATCTTAATCCCTCCACAATTTTAGATGGAAACATACAAAGAAACGTTCCTTTAGTAAGTCCTATAGAAGGTGCGGTTCAAAAGGTAAATGTAAAAACTGGGCAGTTTGTAGAAGCTCAAACCAGTCTTTTTGAGATCGTGAACACACATCATGTGCACGTAGATCTAATGGTATTTGAAAAAGATGTTTCCAGGGTACAACAGGGACAAACGGTTAAGTTTACCGTGGAATCCCTTCCGGGAACCGAATTGACAGCCAGAATTTTATCGATAAGTAAAACTTTTGAAGACGATCCTAAAGCCCTGCATGCCCATGCAGAGATCAACAACAAACCCGAAAACCTTATTCCGGGAATGTACGTTAGAGGACGTATTCTGGTGGAGGATAACAAGATCACTGCTTTACCGGAAGATGCCGTGGTACGCAACAATGGCAAATATTTTATTTTTACGGTAGAAGCAGAAGGAAAAGACTGGAGCTTTAAACCGGTTGAAGTAAAGACAGGCACCGAAGATTCCGGTTGGATCCAGGTAGATCTGTTAAGAAACATTCCGAAGGATACAGAAATTGCTTATAACAATGCCTATTATCTTATGGCAGAAATGCAAAAAGGAGAAGGAGGGCATGGTCATTAG
- a CDS encoding CusA/CzcA family heavy metal efflux RND transporter: MINRIIDFSINNKFIIGLLTCVLIAAGIWSMIKVPIDAQPDITNNQVQVITQAPNLGTQDIEQFVTYPVEIAMSNLPGVNEIRSVSRFGLSVVTIVFKDDMGTYLPRQLVSEKLSEVRDEIPEGFGQPSMGPISTGLGEIFQYTLKVEEEYKDEYSPTELRTIQDWIVKRQMAMVPGVVEVNGVGGRIKQFEVAVNTEELRAIGLTISDVFTALEKNNQNTGGAYIEKNHQANFIRGEGLARSISDIKNIVIKNSEGIPITIDNIAEVKIGSAVRYGALTKNGQGETVGGMVMMLKGANSNEVVENVKDRITQIQKSLPDGVSIEPFLDRSELISETTSTVTQNLIEGGLIVIFVLIILLGNWRGGLIVASTIPLSLLFAFIMMNIFDVWANLMSLGAIDFGIIVDGAVIIVESTVFIISQKMKTSKKIDQKERDKIAASSSKKMMNSAFFGQLIILIVFLPILALEGVEGKMFRPMALTFIFAMIGAMILCLTYVPMLSAVFLKESKKAKKSWGDKAIYWLQDKYEPILKWSLGHAKILLASALGLLLVSIVLFTRMGGEFIPQLDEGDIAFHIIQKPGSSLKEGIKTSTKIEALLLDEYPEIEQVVTRFGVSDVPTDPMPMDIGDSFIILKPKSEWVSAETKDELIAKIKETLGAIPGVSYEFTQPVEMRFNELLTGVREDIAVKLYGEDLNVLAEKANEMGNLISQVEGVGDMKVEATVGLPQITVDYNRNKLAQYGLNVNELNSLIQSAFAGGKAGVIFDGEKKFDLVVRLTETQRKDISNIRNLYVSLPSGSQIPLKEVAEISYLPGPMQISRDNTQRRTYVGVNIRDRDVKSVVEDIQEKLDAELQLPPGYYIRYGGAFENFERASKRLQLVVPIALLLIFIFIYFALKSFKQTTMIYMAIPLAAIGGVFALWLRGMPFSISAGVGFIVLFGVAVLNGLVLISGLNELKADGVHDLGERIRLGTKRRIRPIMLTALTDVLGFLPMAVSGSAGAEVQRPLATVVIGGLITATILTLIILPILYKWTEEKSGKVKIKKPVLAGAVIIFCLFIPNKSMAQEFSESTEIDQQEAVKKALEAYPLLQKKRLEIERQKANKISAWDLGKTQIFTGGEELNDDVGIYTKVGFQQQGIDIFGIAPKSKLQKEKVHLAESAFDLSRMEVTRQVQIAWNNAYTAKRKYLLLQRLDSVYQQFQKAVDLRYEVEAISNLERLTATNKVKEVNLQMNQAQMEYYSEIEHLNLWFADLEKFTVPNKANFEEKELLVVDKNKLSDHPVLAVSEQKIRVTEAERSTAIAEFLPDLNVQYGIQEVNNNSGFRSFQAGISIPILSGDAYAPVKTSKFDKQIAEKEMEYQKKRMESSYSVAVQNYNKWKESWSYYRDKGLSLVEEQINASLLAFNEGAISYVLLIQNLDTALQTELNALEALKNYGLALAELEYFQNNK, encoded by the coding sequence ATGATTAACAGAATCATTGATTTTTCAATCAATAATAAGTTTATTATTGGGTTGTTAACCTGTGTTTTGATCGCCGCGGGAATCTGGAGCATGATTAAAGTACCCATAGATGCGCAACCCGATATCACTAATAACCAGGTGCAGGTAATTACGCAGGCCCCCAACCTGGGCACCCAGGATATTGAACAATTTGTCACCTATCCGGTAGAAATAGCCATGAGCAATCTTCCCGGGGTAAATGAAATAAGATCGGTTTCCCGTTTCGGACTTTCGGTGGTGACCATTGTTTTTAAAGATGATATGGGCACTTACCTTCCACGCCAGCTGGTAAGTGAAAAACTAAGCGAGGTACGGGACGAAATTCCTGAAGGTTTCGGGCAGCCATCTATGGGACCCATTTCTACAGGCCTTGGCGAAATATTTCAGTATACGCTGAAAGTAGAAGAGGAATATAAAGATGAATATTCCCCAACCGAATTAAGGACCATTCAGGATTGGATCGTAAAACGACAAATGGCCATGGTGCCGGGAGTGGTTGAGGTAAACGGCGTTGGAGGCAGGATCAAGCAGTTTGAAGTTGCCGTAAATACTGAAGAGTTGAGGGCTATTGGCCTGACGATTTCAGATGTCTTTACTGCCCTTGAAAAAAATAATCAAAATACCGGTGGCGCTTATATCGAAAAGAATCACCAGGCGAATTTTATTCGCGGGGAAGGTCTCGCAAGAAGTATCTCTGATATTAAGAATATCGTGATTAAGAATTCCGAAGGGATTCCTATCACCATAGATAATATCGCGGAAGTGAAAATTGGGAGTGCCGTGAGATACGGAGCTTTAACTAAAAACGGACAGGGAGAAACCGTTGGCGGGATGGTGATGATGCTGAAGGGCGCTAATTCTAATGAAGTTGTTGAGAATGTAAAAGACAGGATCACGCAAATTCAGAAATCCTTGCCAGATGGAGTTTCTATTGAACCTTTCCTGGATAGAAGCGAACTTATTTCTGAAACCACCTCCACGGTCACGCAGAATTTAATAGAAGGAGGACTGATCGTGATTTTTGTCCTGATCATCCTGCTTGGAAACTGGCGTGGCGGATTAATTGTCGCTTCCACAATCCCGTTATCCCTGTTATTCGCTTTTATCATGATGAATATTTTCGATGTCTGGGCCAACCTCATGAGCCTGGGTGCGATAGATTTTGGGATCATCGTAGATGGAGCGGTTATCATTGTGGAGAGTACCGTTTTTATTATTTCTCAGAAAATGAAGACGAGTAAGAAGATCGACCAGAAAGAACGGGATAAGATCGCGGCTTCCTCTTCCAAAAAAATGATGAACTCGGCATTTTTTGGTCAGTTGATTATTTTGATTGTTTTTCTACCTATCCTGGCACTGGAAGGTGTTGAAGGTAAGATGTTCCGACCTATGGCGCTTACCTTTATTTTCGCCATGATCGGGGCCATGATCCTTTGTCTTACCTATGTTCCCATGCTTTCGGCGGTGTTTTTAAAAGAAAGTAAAAAAGCTAAAAAATCCTGGGGAGATAAAGCCATTTACTGGCTTCAGGATAAATATGAACCTATTCTGAAATGGTCTTTAGGCCACGCAAAGATATTGCTTGCTTCAGCTTTAGGCTTATTACTGGTAAGTATAGTCTTGTTCACGCGTATGGGCGGGGAATTTATTCCGCAGCTGGATGAAGGGGATATTGCCTTTCACATTATTCAGAAACCCGGTAGTTCTTTAAAGGAAGGCATAAAAACCTCCACTAAGATCGAAGCGCTTTTACTGGATGAATATCCTGAAATTGAACAGGTGGTCACCCGTTTTGGAGTTTCAGATGTACCTACAGATCCCATGCCCATGGATATTGGCGACAGTTTTATTATTCTGAAACCAAAGTCTGAATGGGTTTCCGCGGAAACAAAGGATGAACTTATTGCTAAGATCAAAGAGACTTTGGGCGCGATTCCCGGCGTGAGCTATGAGTTTACGCAACCGGTGGAAATGCGATTTAATGAATTGCTTACTGGCGTGCGGGAAGATATCGCCGTAAAACTTTATGGAGAAGATCTTAATGTCCTTGCTGAAAAGGCCAACGAAATGGGAAATCTCATTAGTCAGGTTGAAGGTGTTGGCGATATGAAGGTGGAAGCAACGGTGGGACTTCCGCAGATCACTGTAGATTATAACCGGAATAAACTGGCCCAGTACGGCCTGAATGTAAACGAACTGAATTCATTGATCCAGTCCGCTTTTGCCGGTGGTAAAGCCGGGGTGATCTTTGACGGCGAAAAGAAATTTGATCTCGTGGTAAGACTTACCGAAACCCAGCGGAAGGACATCAGTAATATTCGAAATTTGTATGTGAGCCTGCCTTCAGGAAGTCAAATCCCACTTAAAGAGGTAGCAGAGATAAGTTACCTGCCCGGGCCCATGCAGATTAGTCGGGACAATACCCAGAGAAGAACTTATGTAGGGGTGAATATTCGCGATCGCGATGTAAAATCTGTAGTGGAAGACATTCAGGAAAAACTGGATGCAGAACTGCAATTGCCACCGGGTTATTATATTAGATATGGTGGAGCTTTCGAGAATTTTGAAAGGGCCAGCAAACGTTTGCAACTGGTAGTACCCATCGCGCTTCTGCTTATATTCATTTTTATCTATTTCGCCTTAAAATCATTTAAACAAACCACCATGATCTACATGGCCATTCCTTTGGCGGCCATTGGCGGTGTATTCGCCCTCTGGCTACGCGGAATGCCTTTTAGTATTTCTGCCGGCGTTGGCTTTATTGTGCTTTTTGGAGTCGCAGTTTTAAACGGACTTGTTCTAATAAGTGGATTAAACGAATTGAAAGCAGATGGGGTTCATGATCTGGGAGAAAGGATACGTTTGGGAACCAAAAGAAGAATAAGACCCATTATGCTTACGGCCCTTACCGATGTTCTGGGATTTCTACCCATGGCAGTATCAGGATCTGCAGGCGCAGAGGTTCAAAGACCCTTAGCGACCGTAGTAATTGGAGGCTTGATCACCGCCACAATTTTAACCCTGATAATTTTACCAATTCTGTATAAGTGGACAGAAGAAAAATCTGGAAAAGTGAAAATTAAAAAACCTGTACTTGCCGGAGCAGTGATCATTTTCTGTTTGTTTATTCCGAATAAATCTATGGCCCAGGAATTCTCAGAAAGTACGGAGATAGATCAACAGGAAGCTGTAAAAAAAGCACTGGAAGCCTATCCCCTGCTTCAGAAGAAAAGACTGGAAATAGAACGGCAAAAGGCCAATAAAATTAGTGCCTGGGACCTTGGGAAAACCCAGATATTTACCGGCGGCGAGGAACTCAATGATGATGTGGGTATTTATACCAAAGTCGGATTTCAGCAACAGGGAATCGATATTTTCGGGATCGCGCCAAAATCAAAACTTCAGAAGGAAAAAGTTCACCTGGCTGAATCTGCCTTTGATCTTTCCAGAATGGAAGTAACGAGACAGGTGCAAATCGCCTGGAACAATGCTTATACTGCCAAACGTAAGTACTTGCTGTTACAACGGCTAGATTCGGTTTATCAGCAATTTCAGAAAGCCGTAGACCTAAGGTATGAAGTGGAAGCGATCTCAAATCTGGAGCGATTGACCGCGACCAATAAAGTGAAAGAGGTAAACCTGCAAATGAACCAGGCTCAAATGGAATATTATTCTGAAATCGAGCACCTCAATCTCTGGTTTGCAGATTTAGAAAAATTTACTGTTCCCAATAAAGCAAATTTTGAGGAAAAAGAATTGCTTGTAGTTGATAAAAATAAGCTGAGTGATCATCCGGTTTTGGCTGTTTCCGAACAAAAAATACGGGTTACTGAAGCCGAACGTTCCACGGCCATAGCTGAATTTTTACCAGATCTTAATGTGCAATACGGAATTCAGGAGGTTAATAACAATTCAGGTTTTAGAAGTTTTCAGGCAGGAATTTCAATTCCCATTCTTTCAGGGGATGCATATGCTCCAGTAAAAACTTCAAAATTCGATAAACAAATAGCTGAAAAAGAAATGGAGTACCAGAAAAAAAGGATGGAAAGCTCCTATTCTGTAGCGGTTCAGAACTATAATAAATGGAAAGAATCCTGGAGCTATTATCGGGATAAAGGGCTTTCTCTGGTTGAAGAGCAGATAAATGCTTCACTTCTCGCCTTTAATGAAGGAGCTATTTCTTATGTGCTTTTGATCCAAAATCTCGATACCGCCTTACAAACTGAATTAAATGCCCTGGAAGCCCTGAAAAATTACGGGCTGGCCCTTGCTGAACTGGAATACTTTCAAAATAATAAATAG
- a CDS encoding DUF6660 family protein has translation MKLLSIIFSFYLIGLTIVPCEDESNLDTVAFEQITDLEDQHQTGADLCSPFCQCHCCHIHVLNIETVESEDLDIQVSTLIIERNAESGIEIPDTHFQPPRI, from the coding sequence GTGAAATTACTCAGTATCATATTTTCGTTTTATCTCATAGGGCTCACTATCGTGCCTTGTGAAGATGAATCCAATCTGGATACTGTTGCTTTTGAGCAGATTACAGATCTTGAAGATCAGCATCAAACCGGGGCAGATCTCTGTTCCCCTTTTTGCCAGTGCCACTGTTGCCATATTCATGTGTTGAATATTGAAACCGTGGAATCTGAAGATCTTGATATCCAGGTTTCGACTTTAATTATTGAAAGAAACGCAGAGTCCGGGATAGAAATTCCAGACACGCACTTTCAGCCTCCGCGTATTTAA